One Nocardia huaxiensis genomic window, GGTCGGCGCGGTCGGCGTCGGGGGAACCGGGTTCGCTGCGGTGGAAGTCGGGGAGCAGGCGGCGCAGCCGCGGATCCTCCGGCGGGGTGCTGTTGCCCAGTTGTAGCCCGGTGAGGGCGGCGAGGTCGTCCTCGGGTACGTCGCGGGCCCGGTCGGTCAGCAGTCCGGTGACGGCGCCGACCAGCGATCGCAAAATCTCCGCTTCGTGAGCGTCCATTTCCGAGCGTAGTTTCGGCCCGCCCAGGGAGGTCTTTCTGCTCCACTTGCGCACGGGGCTACCGTAGTCGCTCGGTTCAGTCGTCACGCTGCATGGTCGCCCACAGGCCCGCCGCGTGTAGGCGTTGTACGTCGTGTTCCATTTTGTCGCGCGAGCCGGACGACACCACAGCCTTGCCCTCGTTGTGCACCTTCAACATCAGCTCGGTTGCCTTGCCTTTGCTGTAACCGAAGAGCTTCTGGAAGATGTAGGTCACGTAGTGCATGAGGTTGACCGGATCATCCCAAACGACCGTTACCCAGGGCCGATCCTCGGCCTCCAGGATTTCCGTGTACTCGATCGCCTCGGGAGTCGCCTGCGCCGCCGACAGTGTCATGATCGCGCCAGCCGGACCGGCGGCAATCCGGACAGCGTCTTCTGTGCACAGACCCATAACGTCAAGGGTACGACTCGACGCCGAAGAAACAACAGCCCAGGCGACACGCCGGTGGACCTCAGCATAGAAGGCGACGTGCCGAGAGCGGACGGCGCGACCGGACGACACGGCGGTGTGCCTACAGTGGGTTCCGTGAAGATCGCTGACGGAGTGGACAGCACCGCACTGCTGACCGACCAGTACGAACTCACTATGCTCGCCGCGGCGCTGGCCGACGGGTCGGCCAGTCGGCGTTGCACATTCGAGGTATTCGCCCGCAGGTTGCCGCACGGCCGGCGATACGGCGTGGTCGCGGGGACCGGTCGGTTGCTCGCCGCGCTGCGCGAATTCCGTTTCGGGGAGCCGGAACTCACGATCGCCGCGAAATTCCTGGACGCCCGCACCGTCGAGTGGCTGCGCGATTACCGGTTCACCGGGGACATCGACGGCTACCGCGAAGGCGAACTGTACTTCCCCGGCTCCCCCATCGTCACCGTGCGCGGCAGCTTCGCCGAATGCGTGGTGCTGGAGACCCTCATCCTCTCGATCTTCAACCACGACAGCGCCATCGCCTCGGCCGCCGCCCGCATGGTGAGCGCCGCCGGTGGCCGTCGCATGATCGAAATGGGTTCGCGCCGAACGCACGAGCTCGCGGCGCCGTCCAGCGCCCGCGCCGCCTACCTGGCCGGATTCGACGCCACCTCCAATCTGGAGGCCGCGCGCAGCTTCGGCGTGCCGACCGCGGGCACCAGCGCGCACGCCTTCACCCTGCTGCATTCCGGCGCGGACGGCGAACACGAGGCCGAGGCGTTCCGCAGTCAGGTGGCGGCACTCGGCATCGGCACGACCCTGCTGGTGGACACCTTCGACATCACCCGCGGCGTGGCCACCGCCATCGCGGTCGCCGGACCCGAATTGGGCGGCGTGCGCATCGATTCCGGTGACCTGGGCGTGCTGGCCCGGCAGGTGCGCGAGCAGCTGGACACGCTCGGCGCGAAGAACACCAAGATCGTGGTGTCGGGGGATCTGGACGAATACGCCATCGCCTCGCTGCGCGCCGAGCCGGTCGACGCCTACGGCGTCGGCACCTCCCTGGTCACCGGCTCCGGCGCGCCCACCGCGGGCATGGTCTACAAACTCGTCGAGGTCGAGGGCGTTCCGGTGGCTAAACGCAGTTCGCACAAGGAATCTCGCGGTGGCACCAAAAAGGCCATCCGGTTGGCGCGGCGCACGGGGACCATCGTGGAGGAAATCGTCTACCCGGCTTCCGGGCAGCGGCCGGAAACCAATGGCCACGAGGTGCACGAGCTGCAAACCCCGCTGGTCCGCGCGGGTGACGTGGTCGAGGGCCTGCCGACGCTGCGGGAGAGCCGGGAACTGGTGGCGCGCGGGCTGATCAGCCTGCCGTGGGAGGGTTTGAAGCTGTCGGACGGTGATCCGGCGATTCCGACGACTTTCGTGCGCTGACCCGGCGCGCCCGCTCATTGACGACGAGCATGACCGCGGTGACGATCGCCGCAATGGGTAATGCGCTCAGAAGCAGTTGGATCCAGGTCCGGTCGCCCAGCATCAGCCCGACACCGATGTAGACGGCGACACAGACCACGAAAGCCCACAGCGGACCCAGGATTCGCCCCATGGTGTTTCTCCTCAGCACAGCGGTACCGCCGCGTGGACCGGCCGTCGGCCGGGCGGCACAATGCAATACGCGGGCAGCAGCGCAGTAGTTCATTCGCCAGCACCGGGAGGTCTCCCATGAACCGAGCCCTGATCGTGGTCGACGTGCAGAACGATTTCTGCGAAGGCGGATCGCTCGCGGTCGCGGGCGGGGCGGCGGTCGCCGAGCGGATCAGCGAGTACCTCGGCGTCTCCGACTACGACGTCATCGTGGCCACCCGGGATCTGCACATCGATCCCGGCGCGCACTTCTCCGCGCAGCCGGATTACGTCGACACCTGGCCCCCGCACTGCCGCGCCGGGACCCCGGGCGCGGAATTCCATCCGAACCTGGACACCGCCCCGATCGACGAGGTCTTCTCCAAAGGCGCTTACACAGCGGCCTATTCGGGTTTCGAGGGCACCGCCTCCGACGGCAGGACCGCACTCGCCGACTGGCTGCGCGCCCGCGATGTCGACACCGTCGACGTGTGCGGCATAGCCACCGACCACTGCGTCCGCGCCACCGCCCTGGACGCCCGCGGCGCGGGCTTCGACACCCGCGTCCTGCTGGGTCTCACCGCCGCCGTCTCCCCCGCGACCCTGGAAACCGCGCTCGGCAAACTGCGCGCGGCGGGCGTGGAGCTGGCGGGAACCGTCGAGCGCTGAGGCGGCCTGCCGCGAGTCTCACCAGCGGCTTTCAGCCATGCGCCGGTCACACGGCCGCACACGCCATGGATCGCACGCGGCTTGTCGGGGCGGCCCAGTAATGTGGCCGCGTGCCCGAACTTCCTCCCGTCCCGAAGCTATTGGCAACCGCCGTGCAGGCGCTCGGAGGCAAGGAGCGCAAGGGCCAGCAGACCATGTCCGCTGCGGTGGCGCATGCCATCGACACCGGTGAGCATCTCGCGGTGCAGGCGGGGACGGGTACGGGTAAGTCGCTCGCCTATCTGGTGCCGAGCCTGCGGCACGCGGTGAAGACCGGGCGGACCGTCGTGGTGTCGACGGCGACCATCGCGTTGCAGCGGCAGCTGGTGGATCGGGATCTGCCGCGCCTGTCCGAGGCGCTGGCGGAGCCGCTGGGGCGGGTGGCGCAGTTCGCGATTCTCAAGGGGCGCAACAACTATCTGTGCCTGAACAAGGTGAACTCCGCGATTCCGGACGAGCCCGCCGAGGCGGAACTGTTCGACGCCT contains:
- the clpS gene encoding ATP-dependent Clp protease adapter ClpS, coding for MGLCTEDAVRIAAGPAGAIMTLSAAQATPEAIEYTEILEAEDRPWVTVVWDDPVNLMHYVTYIFQKLFGYSKGKATELMLKVHNEGKAVVSSGSRDKMEHDVQRLHAAGLWATMQRDD
- a CDS encoding nicotinate phosphoribosyltransferase, encoding MKIADGVDSTALLTDQYELTMLAAALADGSASRRCTFEVFARRLPHGRRYGVVAGTGRLLAALREFRFGEPELTIAAKFLDARTVEWLRDYRFTGDIDGYREGELYFPGSPIVTVRGSFAECVVLETLILSIFNHDSAIASAAARMVSAAGGRRMIEMGSRRTHELAAPSSARAAYLAGFDATSNLEAARSFGVPTAGTSAHAFTLLHSGADGEHEAEAFRSQVAALGIGTTLLVDTFDITRGVATAIAVAGPELGGVRIDSGDLGVLARQVREQLDTLGAKNTKIVVSGDLDEYAIASLRAEPVDAYGVGTSLVTGSGAPTAGMVYKLVEVEGVPVAKRSSHKESRGGTKKAIRLARRTGTIVEEIVYPASGQRPETNGHEVHELQTPLVRAGDVVEGLPTLRESRELVARGLISLPWEGLKLSDGDPAIPTTFVR
- a CDS encoding nicotinamidase, with the translated sequence MNRALIVVDVQNDFCEGGSLAVAGGAAVAERISEYLGVSDYDVIVATRDLHIDPGAHFSAQPDYVDTWPPHCRAGTPGAEFHPNLDTAPIDEVFSKGAYTAAYSGFEGTASDGRTALADWLRARDVDTVDVCGIATDHCVRATALDARGAGFDTRVLLGLTAAVSPATLETALGKLRAAGVELAGTVER